The Flavivirga eckloniae genomic interval TTTTACCAAAATCTGCTCTTGTGCCTGTTAAAAAAACTATTCTTTTTGGCATTAAATACTATTCTAAATTAATTATAACCTTCAATATCGTTTGGAGATAAATGGGTATCGTTTTTTACATCTCTTGTTGCTATTTTTCCAATAACATTATTAAAATGTTCGGCTAAAATAGGCCCAGTTCCCGGACGTTTAACCCATATATTGTCTTTTGTAAAAACATCTCCTTTTTTTATTTCTTTTATGCTGCAAACGGTAGCAAAAGCAAAATCTATGGTAATCTTCTCTTCTTTTGCTGGTTCTTTTTTACCGCCTCGCATTAGGGCTATTTCGTTAGCATTTATTATAAGTTCCTTACATGCTTTTTCGTCCATACTGCATATAATATCCGGTCCTTTACGTTGCATGTGGTCTGTAAAATGACGTTCTAAAACAGAAGCTCCCAATGCTACTGCTCCTAAACAAGCATTGTTATTTAAGGTGTGATCACTTAAGCCAAATACCTTATCGGGAAAAGCCTCATGTAATTCTTGCATGGCACCAAAACGTACTAAATGTATAGGTGTTGGATACAAGTTTGTTGTATGCAATAAGACTACAGGAACATCATGTTTATCGAAAATATCAACCGCTTTCTTTACGCTTTCTATAGTATTCATACCAGTACTTAGAATTACTGGTTTGCCAAACTTAGCAATATGTTCCAATAATGGATAATTATTACATTCGCCAGAACCAATTTTATAGGCTGGTACTTCCATGCTTTTTAACCTATTAGCTGCTGCTCTGGAAAACGGTGTAGAAATAAATATCATGCCTTTTTGCTCAACATACTCTTTAAGCGCAATCTCATCAGATTCATTAAGCGCACATCGTTTCATGACTTCGTAAATGGAAACATCTGTATTTCCTGGTATTACCTTTTTGGCTTCACCACTCATTTCATCTTCTACAATATGGGTTTGATGCTTAATAATTTCAGCTCCTGCTCTATGCGCTGCATCAACCATTTCTTTTGCAACTGTTAACGATCCTTCGTGGTTAATTCCAATTTCGGCGATGACTAATGGCGGAAAATCTATTCCTATTTTTCTTCCTGAAATTTCTATATAAGGGTTATTCATCTTTTTGTTGTTCTAGAGTAAATTCTGCTAGTTTAAAATCATCCATAGTATCTATGTCTACATTAGCAAATGCATGATCTACGATGACAGGTATATTATTATTTGAAATGATTTTATCGTCTAGTATAAGCTCACGCTTTGTTATATACAACAACCCATTTTCATAGTATAAAGGCTCTAAATCCTGACTTCTTTGCCCCATATTATATAAAAATGGTTCGTATGTGTTGTTTACTATTTTTCCTAGTTTATGATGGTTTTTTGTAACTGTAATTAAACTATCTGCGCCTTCTTCTATGATTTTATCACAGGCACTTTTTAATAGATTCTTGGGACGTAAAGGATTGGTTGGTTGTAATAGTATTACAAAATCGTATGTTTCGTTAAGTGTTAACAAAGCATGCTTTAAGGCTGATACCGTAGAGGCTTTATTACCCGATATTTCTTTGGGTCTATCTATTACCTGTACATTGTTTTTTAATGCAATCCTTTTTATTTCCTGATCGTCTGTAGTCACGACTATTTTTTCAACATAATCTAAATTGGATTTTGCGAAATCGATACTATACTCAATTAAGGGTTTGTTTTTAAGAGGTAAAACATTTTTTTTAGGTAACCGTTCTGAACCTCCCCTTGCTGGTATTATAACAACAAATGTTTTATTTAACTTGTTAGTTTTCATACAACAACATTGTTTTTATTGCAGTTACATCCGATTTATCTATAAGCAATTGATAATCGTACTTGCTTAATAATTCTCTAATTTCTGAGAATTGATCGGCAGCCTTCTTGTCCGTTCTAAAACCATGTTCGAAATGAATAATTGAAGGTGAAACACTATCAAAATCCATATTCATTATAATATCATAATCATAACCTTCGGCATCGAGAACTAATAAATCTAATTGCTTGATATTATTCTCGTTTATAAACGCACTTAAACTTGTACATTTTACTTTTTCTTCTGTTATGTATTGCGATGGTATGTTTGTTTTTTTATGATGGTCTTTATCGAAAGAGGCAATGCCTAATGCAAACTCCGGCAATTTATCTTCATACTGTTTTGCTACTTTAAAAATAGACGTTTCGGTTAGGGTATTATGAATAGCGTAGTTTACTGGTTTAATGTTTG includes:
- a CDS encoding acylneuraminate cytidylyltransferase family protein, which codes for MKTNKLNKTFVVIIPARGGSERLPKKNVLPLKNKPLIEYSIDFAKSNLDYVEKIVVTTDDQEIKRIALKNNVQVIDRPKEISGNKASTVSALKHALLTLNETYDFVILLQPTNPLRPKNLLKSACDKIIEEGADSLITVTKNHHKLGKIVNNTYEPFLYNMGQRSQDLEPLYYENGLLYITKRELILDDKIISNNNIPVIVDHAFANVDIDTMDDFKLAEFTLEQQKDE
- a CDS encoding FkbM family methyltransferase, encoding MKKYIKKRIKHIINKKGYRISSVSYFNFLESILYQKIKKEHKINFIQVGANDGKRFDPIYEFIKYNRLHVSGYVLEPIQDYFNDLKETYKDFPNIKPVNYAIHNTLTETSIFKVAKQYEDKLPEFALGIASFDKDHHKKTNIPSQYITEEKVKCTSLSAFINENNIKQLDLLVLDAEGYDYDIIMNMDFDSVSPSIIHFEHGFRTDKKAADQFSEIRELLSKYDYQLLIDKSDVTAIKTMLLYEN
- the neuB gene encoding N-acetylneuraminate synthase, which codes for MNNPYIEISGRKIGIDFPPLVIAEIGINHEGSLTVAKEMVDAAHRAGAEIIKHQTHIVEDEMSGEAKKVIPGNTDVSIYEVMKRCALNESDEIALKEYVEQKGMIFISTPFSRAAANRLKSMEVPAYKIGSGECNNYPLLEHIAKFGKPVILSTGMNTIESVKKAVDIFDKHDVPVVLLHTTNLYPTPIHLVRFGAMQELHEAFPDKVFGLSDHTLNNNACLGAVALGASVLERHFTDHMQRKGPDIICSMDEKACKELIINANEIALMRGGKKEPAKEEKITIDFAFATVCSIKEIKKGDVFTKDNIWVKRPGTGPILAEHFNNVIGKIATRDVKNDTHLSPNDIEGYN